Sequence from the Helianthus annuus cultivar XRQ/B chromosome 13, HanXRQr2.0-SUNRISE, whole genome shotgun sequence genome:
TACTTCTTTAGCCTCTCCTCTTCACTTGCAAACATTCTAACTATTTTGCAATTTTGATATAATAATTAATCATTAACGAAAAGCCATCAATCGTGGGTGTAACTAGTTGACGCAGTCTTAGTATCTGGTAATGATAACATCGATCATTAACAAATTAAATAGTATAACGTATTAAAGACTGGGACTCGAATTATCCGAAGAAACCTAGCTTCACTGATCACATATTTATATCATTGTGCTTGTCacttattcaaaaaaaaaaaaaaatccttttaGTACCAAGTGACATGTAAGTTCTAACATGGGGAAATATTGGTTCACAATCTGGAACTAATGCTTGTAATCTTTTTAGGTACTTGTAACAATTAAGTATAGGAAGATGGATTCTTGGTATTTGGAGCTGAGAGACAATTTGATTTAAGATTCCCCTTCTTTCCAAACGGACAACATTAACATTAACAATTAAAACATATCTCAAACATACCGTGTCACAAATAAAAGAAAATGCTAAATCTCACTCTTAGACCATATCTAATGGGTCATGCACCGTGAGAGACGCCATATTACGTCAGGCACACACTCAGTGGCGTACCAAAGAATTTTTTCATAGGGGTGTAGAATACTTTTAAAGATTTTAAGCCCTAGGTGTATAAAAAAATTCGGTCCGTATCGGTCggttcatgtaaaacaaaagaacatcaagctaaaatttatataattatcAAAAACACATCAAACGCcgttacaaacatatttaaaatgtcACCCTACAGGTTTTCATGTTTTGAAATCTATCCTAAACATCATCTAGAGCTACTTTCCTAAGCAAGTCTTTTTCTATATAACGTATACAACTTTCACAAAATTCTCATCGCCAATCCGATTACACAAGTCGGTCTTCACGTTCTTCATTTCCAAAAAAGATCTTTCAACGGATGCAATTGCAAAGAGTAATACGAGAAAAAGCTTCAATAAACGATACATCAATGTAAATGATATGTGAATATTTGTTCAAACCATTAAACTTACAAGACTTGACAAACCATTCAAGTTGGCGAATTGTTTATCTTTTTTCACAAAATCAATATAGTTTTCGAGTTGAACCGGAAGCCTTCATTTTTCGGCTTGATCGAAATCATATACTTCCCGGCTAGTTTTAGTATATATGGAATGTCAAACGCACTAAAATTACCATACGGACTCAAACAACTCATACAAACAAGTAGTTCCGATGTTACCTTAAAACGGTTCCCAAATGTGCCTCTACGGTCTCCAAATTGGCtcctaaacaaataacaacataAACAAAACACACGACCCGATTTTGAGCTATACTCTAACCATCCCTCATACTCGTGTTTGTCATGCCATTCTTCCTTAAATTTTCTTAACTCGTTACCTTGAAACGTTGATTTTGGGAATTCGATACCTCTTGGTTGACATGGTCCTCTTAGTAGATATGCCCTTCTAATCTCATCTCGTTGATTCACGTTATATGATTCAATCGGCTTGCGATCATAAGGATCTGAAGGAAGAGTATCCACATCAACGAATTCGGAAGATGATTCAACTCATTTCCTCTTAAGAAATCCGGTCATAACTtccctactcatggttcctatcaaATATAAAACAACAACACCAATAACACCATTAAAAACAACATTAAACACTTAAATAATCATCACCTAACTTCATAATTTTCCACTTTAAAATCATGCTctagttttaattttttattcCTTGTAACTAACTATTTAAATACACTAAACTTTAACTAAAACAACAACATCAGCTAACTAAAGTTTCAAAAAACAACAAAAGAACTgaaatttcaaactttttaaataattttatctcctaaaaatccaaataaaacaaaaaacaacaaaataatCGAACCATGCAAGGAAAAAGTGATCAAGAtgctatttttgtgagtttggtGGCTGAAATTTACTATTCTCCGGCGAAATCCGAAGTTGTTGCTGCCTGATGAAGACCTGTTGTGTGCTGTTGTTGGTGTCGTGGGTCTGGGATCACAAAACAAAGAGCGGGACGAGAGAAGGAGAAAGGGCAGTGGGTTaggttattatattttatttcaaggGGTGCGTCCGCTCACCTTGGAAAATAGGTGAGTCCGCCCTTGCCCACACTCACGATATACTGCCCAGTGCCATGTCACTAAACGGGTCGTGGCAAGGTCAAAATGGTTGTGAAGGGGGAGGGGGGAGAGGCAATCAATACCCTCCACTTCTATAAGCATTTTTACTTATCTTTTAATATAACTAGGTTTAAAGAAcgcggcgaatttcttttgttatttagtctgtgtttacatgtgttttcaaaTCACTACAAGCGTGTTCCGAACGGAACtactgacaagaataaaaagaaaatatagaaaaaaaaacaataaaagataaccgaaagaaaatcaaccaaataagttgtatggtaacgatgttgttcgtatgaaacccgtgttcagagatgagcaaatggttctgggtaccggtaccaaatttgtcgaaccgaaagatcttaagtaccaattcggtaccgaattgtggcgttcctagtaccggttcactaccgttttttaccttcatataccacCGATACCGTAACtagtattttcggtatcagtaccgattctgtatcagttggcaccgagctcatccctacccctgaaactaaaaaaagaaaaaattaaaagttgaagaaaatcaacaaaaaaaaagttgtacgataccgttgttgttcgtacggtacccgtaatcagggatgagcaaatggtaccgggtagcagcactgaatttcccgaacaaAAGATGtacaatatcaattcggcaccaactttttgcgttttctgtattagtgtcggtttttaccttcatgtaccgataccgaacaggaccgtaacggtattttcgataccagtactggcTCGATACCGgctgacaccaagcttatcctaACACGTGATGTTAAAAAAATGATTAaggttaaaaagtaaagaaaataactattattatactaTTTAAATAATAgaagtattaaaaaaactatatattataataatattaaaattactattcattagcttcaaatatatatatatatatatatatatatatatatataataatagtaagaagacccgcgcgcgttgcggcgcgggtactttgcaaatatcgaacggattagtccaagcgttatgtaatatgttaaccatatgaaaacgcacgTTCTGACGTAtctgattgaactcaatgtatgctatagttgcattgcgattggatcaaaacataacgtaaatcgaatttatatcgtacaatcataacgtattatacgcgACCCGACTAACTCGATTTTTTTATCGTCAAGCCAAAAACTCTCAAGGGGGTCAAAGTGGtatttacaaagttcataaaaagttaagtTGTTAAAACTTGCATTTCCTAAACTTAAGGACTAATAAAGGGTAAatataaaatttgataaagttttgggATAAGAAGTAAACTATAAAAAAGTTGGGGCTGAAAAGGAAACTACCACAAAGTTGGGGTATCAAAAACAAACTATTTGTAAAATGGAGTagtagtttagggactaaatttgtcattttatgaaactttgaaggtACCAAAGTAAAGAGGCTAAAATTGCAAAATCGTATAAGTATGGGAGGGGGAGGCAAAGCCGGTGGGATTTCCACCGACTTTGTACTTTAAGAGTATATAGAATTTGATTTAAGTATTATTACTTTATTTTTTTTCTCAGACAATTTGTATCCTCTAATTTTTCTTACAAAACGAAATACaaagtttgtttatttcttttttttgtCTGAACGTATGAATATAACTAGGTTTAAATAATACGTAGGTATAAAAACTTTCTTCCATGTTGACAGCCAATACACTTCATCCACCCAGTCTTTTTGTATGCCAACATCAATGCTATTCCTTGACATATCCCATATGCCTGCAACTGCATGTTTGCAAGGCATCCCTGTCAAATCCCACTTGCTGCATGCACAAGTTTTATGTTTAACATTCACAACACACTGTGATCTCGGACCTGTGACTTGATACTTGTCCGAATCAACCATTAAAACAGACATTTCAGCAGCCTGTTTCTTAATCTCATCGAAGACCTCAGTGGCATGAGGAGTCAGTGGCCCCATACACTTTGCTTGCAATTTCTTGACATTCACTATCCTCTTGGTCATGTACTCCCGAATGAATTCTAGGCATGTGATAATCGGCTTGTCCCTTGCTCCTACGATTTGTCTGTTAAAAACTTCACATATGTTGTTCAGCAACATATCACATTTAGCTCTTCCAGAAAAATATGCTCTTGACCAAGCGGTGAATGGGATCTCATTCAGCCAGTCATAGATAGCTCGTTCTGTTGTCTTAATTTTTTCCATAGCTTTGTTAAAGTATGGAATAGATGTCTTCCTTCCGGCTGACCAAAGCAAATTCTTGTAAAGATCTCCACGCCACTTGGATTTCATGCTCTCGTGAATGTGCCTCAAACAAAATTTGTGCTCAGCATTAGGAAAAACAGCTAGCATAGCAGGAATCAGACCCTGTGATACAAAATGCAATTAATCACAATATTTTTCTACGAAAGTTTTTTGCAATGTTTTAATTAAGACTTAAGAAGTTATTACCTTTTGTCTGTCACTGATGAAGGTGAAACAAGAGTTAGCCGTACACCCTAGGTCATCTCTCAACAGTTGCAAAAACCATTTCCAGGTTTGTGTTGTTTCTGCCTCAACAAGGGCATAACCAACTGGATATATGCTATTGTTCCCATCAATACCAACAGCACTCAAGATCTGTCCAGGAAATGGACCTTTCATGAAACAACCATCCACACCCAGTAATGGTCTTCCAATCATCTTAAATCCTCTCATCATAGAGGCAAAACAAAAATAAACCCTTCAAAACTGCCTTGTAGGACTAGCTGAGTTCCCACATGGCTCCACATCAATTTTAATTGTTACCTGGGTTGGCTTTTAGAAGTTCATCATAGTATGACCTTAGCAGACCATACTGTTCTTGGTAATCACCATAGATCTTCGTAGTTGCTATCCTCTTGCCTCTGAAGACCTTATGTAGTGATATTTCAAGTTGATGCTTCCGAAGCAGTTGATTTTGGATTGCTTGAATTGGCATGTCTGGATTGCTTTCAATCATAGGTTGGATCTCTCTTGCAATCGAACCCATTGTGTACAAAGAAACGGCCCTTGTTGTCAAACAATTATGTTGATTATGAATGGTCTTCACACACCACTTATCCTTGTCTGTGTTCCTTGAGATGTGAACTACCCAAGGACATATGGGCTTGGTATGCCTTTTAAGGTGCTTGTATTTTTGCCCTACTTTGGTGCATTTACTATTTTGCCCCTCTTCTCCCTTTTTTTGTAGGACCAAGTAGTGGTGGATTGCTTCCAAAACATACTACCCTATACCTTAACAATTCATTTTTTAGAATAAACACATCCCTCCTTGCCTTAAGAGCATAATCTTTCACCATCTGATTCATCTTTTTCTTATCATCAATAAGCTGACTAATATAGAATGGCAGATCATTTGGACCTTTTGAAGCACTCTTGTTTCTCCTCCTTATCTTCCTGGCAACCGTATCTCTAAGGGTTGAATTGTCATCCGATCCACTTTCAAAATCCTCCAGGTCAACAGGCACATGACCTTCTTCGATTCTGTCATCATCATGATCCCCATCACTTGAACCATCCAGCTCTTCCCTAGTAAAATCAACATTAGCCCTGAACCTCTGCATATCCACCTCTATTTCATAAACCAAATTATCTTCCTCAACATACTCATAATCAGGATCACTTCCTTCActctcttcttcatcttcattcaTACTATGATTCTGATTATTTATTGTAAATGATGCTGGAACAATTGCTTTACATGCCCCTACAAGACCTTCACTTGTATTTTCCAATATTGTTGACATCCGGTGTTCAACATACATGTCTATCATGTGGACTCCTTGACGCACATAATCAAAGATAGGCTCTAAGTCAACATCACTTTTTAATGTCCTAAGACTAAAATCCAACGAACAGTACAGTTCCTTGTAATgaatgcagaaaaacaaaccatcATTGTATCCTAATTTCTTAACCATCTCCTCTAAAACATCAGTATTCAACACTCTAAAATCTACATGATCAATGTAGTTCATCTTCCCACCAAAGTATTTCCTATTTGGGTTTTCTACAAAATTACCTCCATGGTGAAATTTAATGGTAAATCGAGATTGGGTTTCTCCTGTAAACACACATCAACAACAAATTAACATAGAAAAAAGTTAAATTTTTACCTAATTCAGACCCTGTGAGCTTGCATGTCACTTACGGTACATTTCACCTGGTTCGAAATACTGATCTTCAGCTCGTATCTTCCACAATCGAAGATCCATGCTCATAACAGACTTCTAATCTGCTGTAATTGTTGAAGAATGCCTGATCGCTGGTGCGGAGCTCTTCAAATTCGAGTTAGGTTAAGTTCAGGGTTTCAAAGTGATgaattggtgattaaatgaggtTGCAGGTCAACAGGAAAGTGAAATTACCTAATTGTCCTTTGACCATTAACAGAAAACGCTAACATCTAACGGAAACTTGGCCCGGGGGGTAAACATGCGACATAACCCCAAACAGTGGGGGTAAAaatgcaattatttccttagggggtgtagacatgccaatgacccctaaccttagggggtaaaattgcagtttactctataacttttatttattatttgggatataaaattacatttattaaacccCTGATTCTtgaagatataacttttttattatttaatatataaaattacatttattcaactcgtgttaaatgaggtttttaaataCATATATTGTTTTACTATTTAGTATATACaatacaattacatttattcaacccgtgtaatacacggggttctagcCGGAGAGCCTCCAAGACAAGGAGGCGGCGATCAACCATCCACTCTCGAGATTCGCACCTAGTATAATTTCTAAACAAAATTGAgttgtttaaaagaaaaaaaatacttcTGGTCTTGAAGAGGTTTTGACACATAGGGATGAGTAATTgtttaaatataaattatattatttgcttaaaaataaataataatacgcattaaaaaatttatataaaattcCACACCCTTAGGGTGGAGGGAGTGGTTGCGGGGAGTGGATCGGGGAGTGGGGTTTACTGGGTGGAGAACCACTGCCGGTGTTGGAGTGGTGATCGGGGAAGAGGAGAGAGGTGGTGTGGGCGGTGACTACTCACCGGCTCGGTGAAGAAAAGAAATGTGGGAGAGAGAGGGTGAATGGTGGGCCCCaacccctttcaaccaatcacatttaaaaaaaattgtttaccactctccatgtgtttgaccattgctagtgattgagtgcaaaatggggagtggGTTAGGACTTGTCATgacatgacattattggttagaAAATTGTTTAAACACTCATCATTTGGTGACCACTCCCTCCACCCTAAAGTGTGAGGGAGGAAACCCTCTACCGCCTATGTGatgcattttttttttcaaaatcctGTTTTCACATACAGGTCGTATAGGGTTATGCTATCTGTATATAAGAATGTTGCACAAAAATAAATGCGAGGGAATATTTTTTTTATCTCATTGTGTACGGATCGTATAATATTATACAGGTCCTATACATTTATATACGAccaatataatgttatacgaccaaAGTGTAATATTTTGATGGGTTTTTATCAGTTTTTGAGGATTTTACAGATGTATACGACCCATATAAACTTATACGACTCATATACAtttactttttgtttttttttttgtaaatttataaaactgaaaaagtATAATGAGTTTTTGTTGATATACGAGTATATTAGTGATAACGTATAAGTGTTGAATAGTTTTCGACTTTATTATGGAAAACAAGTTTTGCCGTATTATTTAGATATATTggattatgttacgagtttgtaATATGTCTCCGATTATGTTACAATAGCATTTGCCGTATTAGTTAGATATGTCGGATTATGTTTCGAGTTTGTAATATGTCGTCGATTATGTTATGATAGCGTTTTTAGTTTAACAATTAGGATAAACCAACAACAAAATGTGCATAAGATAAATAATACgataacaaacaacaaacaaacaataaagataaacataagataaatatttacaaacataacataaatattTACAAATGACATTTACAATGTTTTTTACCAAAAACAACAAAAGGAAAATAGAATAAGCCGCtctggcggtggtggtggtgcaacACCTATTTGTGGAGGGAGAGTcaactaactctcatgttagttatttgttgacttcTGGTAAGGAAATGTttagaactagagtcaactaatcatgtgttaattggaatattaaaattagcAGACTTATatatcattagtaagtgactacctaattaacttatccaactgttcttttgaataatggatagtcttgttacttatgcctagtctaatggcaTACTTATGAAGTGAGATTCTCCCTTGAGGAACCTTTGAGTTGGAATTGTGTACTTGTATTTTAACTATGGACCTTAGAACTATCCTCTTataaggttttagtggttgtaaggtgaataacatcttattttccagtttcaaacatttatttctttgtacatatgttgtttatcaacacactcatttcctttggtacttttgagtgttatagttgatttataaggcatcaaattgtacaagtgaacATTTTAGTATGTAGTGTACtagaaaatgtacttatttccatgtgtAAACCCTTAATTTTATGGGTCATGGTACTGTACATGATAacgtattcacatataccacttcaCCTTATAGCTtagaattttaaatgaaggcatgcatcttaggaatTCTTGTAATTATTCAATAGataatagattagtcttaggaaagacttaatctggAATTAGTTTAGTGATAGCAtttatgttagagagttcttgattatcataagagacatcatatTCGATTTGTCctattcatcatgctctacttttcttatATAGTACTTTTATCAGAAGTGAGCAGTAGGATTATcatgtcttaagagataatcaaggatttattAGCTaatcttatagaaactttaaataaagcaaaacatatcaggtttaggaattagagtggatgagatattgATATTGAAGAAAATTACAATGAGTAAAGTTATGGGTACAGAAAATAAGGCAGATAAAAAATGATCATAAGATTAATAAAGGATCATTAATGTGAGGATCATTATATGAAGaagttgtgatatgtctattactaacatcaaaataatagacttagttaaaattctactcAAACGAAGACAAAtgagctttggccagaagtgtaatcatttaagcatgtgtgtaAAGTAATTGTGACAAAttagctttggccagaaatgagacaatcactttagttatgcacttgctaagtatgctagacatgaatgaattaaatcagctttggccagaaataagacattcacgtttgtaatgcatactcaacatagattttataataattgaacaataaatagatgcatcaaatcagctttggccagaagtgatacattagaagctcattcaagttaagctatttttgttttgaaaaaataTCTAATTAATtaagtatttacaaaaccaattatttaatagcagTTGATAAATTAATGAGATTTGGAGTTTAACTTAGATTTCGAGTGGgatctcgactcagttatgaAATCTCAACTTAACTTGAGATTTCGAGTGAGATCGCAAGTCAGGTTTCGAGTAAGATTTCGACTCATTATGAGTCCCTTTATGATTTCGAGTGGCCTTTTAATCTCGAAACCGTAATGAGATTTCGAGTCCCTTAATGATGTCGAGATCTTATGAGATTTCGACTTCCAAGTGGGGTCTCGAGATCTCTGGTGATTTCAAGTCACTAATATCAGTCGCAACCTCACTCGAAATCTCGAGGTTTCGAGTAATGAAGACTAATGCCTCAATGAGATTTCGAGTGACTTATGAGGTTTCGAGTCACAACAACctgattgcgagtcggaatctcagTCGCAATCTCAGTTCTCCTTGAATTTTTGTGAGATTTCGAGTCCATTATGAGGTTTCGAGTCAGAATCTCAGTCGGAACCTTAGTCGAAACCATTTAATTGCGAAATTTATTCTCCAAGTCTCCAATCTGCTTATCAACAGCTGTGATTGGAGATAATATTGAAAATTCGAATTTTTTATGGATTGTGATAGAGTTTCCTGTTTTAATactgatctaattttatcaaaatATGTCAAAAAAATATAATCTGTTTAttcttttaacagttttcgaaaaCTTTGaaagataaaattagatcaaaacagcaaaaacacttaataatcaaaatcatattccaaaacaaAAGGGAATCTCAAATTTTCCTAATaacacatgatgaaccctaaattAAAAACATActttctggaacccgaaacctgaatctTTAACAGTTTTTATACCGATTTCAGAACTTAATTTTACCCGTTCTGATTTCGAGTTATTTAAAAACACATTCTTTTCCCAAAACAGTGGACTTGGAACATATGACTCGAAACCGGTTGTTAATTTTATTAAGTCTTCAAAAttctgttttccagatttca
This genomic interval carries:
- the LOC110930347 gene encoding uncharacterized protein LOC110930347, whose protein sequence is MGSIAREIQPMIESNPDMPIQAIQNQLLRKHQLEISLHKVFRGKRIATTKIYGDYQEQYGLLRSYYDELLKANPGFKMIGRPLLGVDGCFMKGPFPGQILSAVGIDGNNSIYPVGYALVEAETTQTWKWFLQLLRDDLGCTANSCFTFISDRQKGLIPAMLAVFPNAEHKFCLRHIHESMKSKWRGDLYKNLLWSAGRKTSIPYFNKAMEKIKTTERAIYDWLNEIPFTAWSRAYFSGRAKCDMLLNNICEVFNRQIVGARDKPIITCLEFIREYMTKRIVNVKKLQAKCMGPLTPHATEVFDEIKKQAAEMSVLMVDSDKYQVTGPRSQCVVNVKHKTCACSKWDLTGMPCKHAVAGIWDMSRNSIDVGIQKDWVDEVYWLSTWKKVFIPTYYLNLVIFIRSDKKKK